The Archangium lipolyticum genome window below encodes:
- a CDS encoding MEDS domain-containing protein, whose amino-acid sequence MHAQALIPSGIPAVGAIPWGSHFCNFYSTAEDLVDSLVPFFKAGLEHNEQCLWITSEPFGVEDAKTALRNAVPRLETYFEEGRIDILDHREWYLRSGGTAAMGVLQGWIDRKEQARASGRTGLRLTGNTFWLESKNWKDFADYEATVNATFHQHEIVAMCSYCLHRCDPMGILDVVRNHQFAVARREGEWEVLESASLKIAKEELRRLNTQLEQRVMERTAALEAALQERARAEQDALAAVRARDEFLSLASHELKTPLTSLRLQLELVKSAVNSADGELAHRLTPRLQTMERQLLRLNTLNGSLLDVTTLDGGQFHLDCQQLDLATLVREAVERLEPDFTRAGCEVRVEVEGETRGCWDPLRVDQIVVNLLSNALKYGAGKPIQLRLRRSGECVTLEVTDQGIGISPEAQTRLFRKFERTVPAQHYGGLGLGLYISRVLVEAMRGSIRVDSQLGQGTTFTVSLPCSAGQEH is encoded by the coding sequence GTGCATGCGCAAGCGCTGATTCCGAGTGGTATTCCCGCAGTCGGCGCCATCCCGTGGGGAAGCCACTTCTGCAACTTCTATTCGACCGCGGAAGATCTGGTGGACTCACTGGTCCCGTTCTTCAAGGCGGGCCTCGAGCACAACGAGCAGTGCCTGTGGATCACTTCCGAGCCATTCGGCGTGGAGGACGCCAAGACCGCATTGCGCAACGCCGTGCCGCGGCTGGAGACGTATTTCGAGGAAGGCCGCATCGACATCCTCGATCACCGGGAATGGTACCTGCGCAGCGGCGGCACGGCTGCCATGGGCGTCCTCCAAGGGTGGATCGACCGCAAGGAGCAGGCGCGGGCGAGCGGTCGCACGGGGCTTCGCCTCACCGGCAACACCTTCTGGCTCGAGTCGAAGAACTGGAAGGACTTCGCCGACTACGAGGCCACGGTGAACGCGACCTTCCACCAGCATGAGATCGTCGCCATGTGCAGCTACTGCCTGCACCGCTGCGACCCGATGGGCATCCTCGATGTGGTGCGCAACCACCAGTTCGCGGTGGCGCGGCGCGAGGGCGAGTGGGAGGTCCTGGAGAGCGCCTCCTTGAAGATCGCCAAGGAGGAACTGCGCCGGCTCAACACACAGCTCGAGCAGCGCGTCATGGAGCGTACGGCAGCGCTCGAGGCGGCACTCCAGGAGCGAGCGCGAGCCGAGCAGGATGCGCTCGCCGCGGTGCGTGCCCGCGACGAGTTCCTCTCCCTGGCCTCGCACGAGCTCAAGACGCCGCTCACCTCCCTCCGGCTGCAGCTCGAGTTGGTGAAATCGGCTGTGAACAGCGCCGACGGAGAGCTGGCCCACCGGCTGACGCCCAGGCTGCAGACCATGGAACGCCAGTTGCTGCGACTCAACACGCTCAACGGCAGCCTGCTGGACGTGACGACGCTGGATGGCGGGCAGTTCCACCTGGACTGCCAGCAGCTGGACCTGGCCACGCTGGTACGCGAGGCAGTGGAGCGACTCGAGCCGGACTTCACACGCGCGGGCTGCGAGGTCCGGGTGGAGGTGGAGGGAGAAACGCGGGGCTGTTGGGATCCCCTGCGTGTGGACCAGATCGTGGTCAACCTCCTGTCCAACGCCCTCAAGTATGGCGCGGGCAAACCCATCCAGCTCCGGCTCCGCCGGAGTGGCGAGTGCGTCACCTTGGAGGTAACGGACCAGGGCATAGGCATCTCCCCGGAGGCGCAGACCCGGCTGTTCCGCAAGTTCGAGCGGACGGTGCCCGCGCAGCACTATGGCGGTCTGGGGCTGGGCCTCTACATCAGCCGCGTGCTGGTGGAGGCGATGCGGGGCTCCATTCGGGTGGACTCCCAGTTGGGTCAGGGCACCACCTTCACCGTCTCACTCCCCTGCTCGGCCGGCCAGG